The following are encoded in a window of Pseudofrancisella aestuarii genomic DNA:
- the pyk gene encoding pyruvate kinase: MRRTKILATLGPASESREVLKAMIEAGVNAVRCNFSHGTPEEHRKRVELVRELAKELDTYVGILGDLQGPKIRLSKFKDGSVIIKKGQTFTLDANLGVNEGDEKAVSIDYKELVDDVQPKDILLVDDGKIVLEVTTVENKKVHCKVVIGGKVSNNKGINKKGGGLTAPALTDKDKEDIKLAAMLQVDFLAVSFVRDGDDIRYARQLINDAGWKPALVAKIERAEAVEKENLKGIIQATDLVMVARGDLAVEIGDENVPAIQKMIISKARQNEKASITATQMMESMIENSSPTRAEASDVANAVFDGTDAVMLSAETAAGQYPVETVESMARICDAAEHSQWTHIVKKNRVAEYNRIDHAVSVSAVHIANDISAKALLVLTEGGNTSRWMSRLNSDLPIYALSRNAPTLGAMTLYRGVIPIFFDSTRMSKLYVNRCACMELEKRNLIADGDPVVLTSGDSMGVHGSTNKIKVIIAGHVK, encoded by the coding sequence ATGAGACGAACTAAAATATTAGCGACTTTGGGTCCGGCGAGTGAGTCAAGAGAAGTTCTCAAGGCTATGATAGAGGCTGGTGTTAATGCAGTGAGATGTAACTTTTCTCATGGTACACCAGAGGAGCATAGAAAACGAGTTGAACTAGTTAGAGAATTAGCAAAAGAACTAGATACTTACGTTGGTATTTTAGGAGATTTGCAAGGGCCTAAAATTAGATTGTCTAAGTTTAAAGATGGTTCTGTGATTATAAAAAAAGGACAGACTTTTACTTTAGATGCTAATTTAGGAGTTAATGAGGGTGATGAAAAAGCCGTTTCAATAGACTATAAAGAATTAGTTGATGACGTTCAACCAAAAGATATATTGCTTGTTGATGATGGAAAAATTGTTTTAGAAGTAACTACAGTTGAGAATAAAAAAGTTCATTGTAAAGTAGTTATCGGTGGAAAAGTTTCAAATAATAAAGGTATCAATAAAAAGGGTGGTGGATTAACAGCACCCGCTTTGACTGATAAAGATAAGGAAGATATTAAACTTGCAGCTATGCTTCAAGTAGATTTTCTAGCTGTTTCATTTGTTAGAGATGGTGATGATATTAGATATGCTAGACAGCTTATTAATGATGCTGGATGGAAACCTGCATTAGTAGCAAAAATTGAAAGAGCTGAAGCTGTAGAAAAAGAGAACCTTAAAGGTATTATTCAAGCTACAGATTTAGTAATGGTTGCTAGAGGCGATCTTGCTGTGGAAATAGGTGATGAAAATGTACCTGCTATACAAAAAATGATTATTAGTAAAGCAAGGCAGAATGAAAAAGCATCTATTACAGCAACTCAAATGATGGAGTCTATGATAGAGAACTCATCACCAACAAGAGCCGAAGCTTCTGACGTTGCAAATGCTGTTTTTGATGGAACTGATGCAGTAATGCTTTCTGCAGAGACAGCGGCAGGTCAATACCCTGTTGAAACTGTAGAATCTATGGCAAGGATTTGTGATGCTGCTGAACATAGTCAGTGGACACATATTGTTAAGAAGAATAGGGTGGCAGAATATAATCGTATTGATCATGCAGTTTCTGTATCGGCTGTACATATTGCAAATGATATTTCAGCTAAAGCTTTGTTAGTTTTAACTGAAGGTGGAAATACTTCAAGATGGATGTCTAGGTTGAACTCTGACTTACCAATTTATGCACTTTCAAGAAATGCACCGACTCTTGGAGCAATGACTTTGTATAGAGGAGTTATTCCAATATTTTTTGATTCCACAAGAATGTCTAAACTATACGTTAACAGATGTGCTTGCATGGAACTTGAAAAAAGAAATTTGATAGCAGATGGAGATCCTGTAGTATTAACAAGTGGTGATAGTATGGGAGTGCATGGAAGCACTAACAAAATTAAAGTAATAATAGCTGGACACGTTAAATAA